One Flammeovirga agarivorans DNA window includes the following coding sequences:
- a CDS encoding YceI family protein, giving the protein MKTSLLSFLLIFSLSTFSSLLAQTKNFSKENSSVKIEGTSSLHDWHCDVTEVTGSINANIDGNTISSIDALDLTFVVKSIKSGKGAMDKNIYSALKEKSNPQITFKMSSATISGNVVTAQGKLTIAGSTQDVTLTANAAIDGDQVKFEGKTSFKMSQYSVEPPTAMFGTITTGDEVSIIYDVTFN; this is encoded by the coding sequence ATGAAAACATCATTATTATCCTTTTTATTAATTTTCTCATTATCTACTTTTAGTTCACTTTTAGCACAGACAAAAAACTTCTCGAAAGAGAATAGTTCTGTGAAGATAGAAGGAACATCTTCATTACACGATTGGCATTGTGACGTAACAGAAGTTACAGGATCTATTAATGCCAATATCGATGGTAATACAATATCTTCTATTGATGCTTTAGATTTAACTTTTGTAGTTAAAAGTATCAAATCAGGAAAAGGTGCAATGGATAAAAATATTTATTCAGCATTAAAGGAGAAAAGCAATCCACAAATCACTTTTAAAATGTCTTCTGCTACAATCAGTGGCAATGTAGTAACTGCTCAAGGTAAATTAACTATTGCAGGGTCTACTCAAGATGTTACTTTAACAGCAAATGCTGCTATTGATGGAGATCAAGTGAAATTTGAAGGTAAAACTTCATTCAAAATGTCACAATACTCTGTAGAGCCTCCAACAGCTATGTTCGGAACAATCACTACAGGAGATGAAGTTTCAATCATCTACGACGTTACATTCAACTAA